The following are from one region of the Pocillopora verrucosa isolate sample1 chromosome 3, ASM3666991v2, whole genome shotgun sequence genome:
- the LOC131799028 gene encoding histamine H2 receptor-like, with the protein MSASTFTSLDSSPTFATTLPSAMSAAVQTTILSATLVVNFLGNICVCLAVYHVRSLRQKPNSSVLVSLAVSDFSLLSFLVFRLIWLYEHEAACKVSEYFLGLLSILLYVSITHICLLSCDRYAAILYPLRYSAIVTKKRVSRALFAAWFAPVLSITVTNWTHDNSNRSDFWRSIIGCSQNFDKPSLEHTCHIAFNITFFVGIPFAVILFVYGRLAKISWSQNNRVEPGENLNLEAAEMKRKKKKEMKWMRTIAMVVGAFTFCYLPGVICLLITATIGPSRVPNEVMSAVVVMVVINSALNPIIYMIRSNEFQRGFKRIFQFPSLTRNTTLNTICIPIGGNRRDLSTLVVHDDPPSFLGFPRNHATFTKTRRPVLS; encoded by the exons ATGTCTGCTTCTACCTTCACTTCTCTCGATTCCAGTCCTACTTTTGCGACAACCCTTCCGAGCGCCATGTCGGCAGCGGTACAAACAACCATTTTGAGCGCAACATTAGTGGTAAACTTTCTTGGCAACATCTGTGTCTGCCTGGCTGTTTATCATGTGCGATCTCTCCGTCAAAAACCGAATAGTTCTGTCCTTGTTAGTTTAGCAGTGTCCGACTTCTCTCTGTTATCATTCCTTGTGTTTCGTTTGATATGGCTGTACGAACATGAAGCCGCGTGTAAAGTGAGTGAGTACTTTTTGGGGCTGTTATCCATACTGTTGTATGTCAGTATTACTCACATCTGTCTCCTCAGCTGCGATCGCTACGCGGCGATATTGTATCCCTTGAGGTACTCAGCCATCGTCACCAAAAAGCGCGTCAGCCGTGCGTTGTTTGCAGCTTGGTTTGCCCCGGTGTTATCTATTACAGTCACAAATTGGACTCATGACAATTCCAATCGTTCTGATTTCTGGAGAAGCATTATTGGCTGTTCGCAGAATTTTGATAAGCCTTCCTTGGAGCATACTTGTCATATTGCGTTCAATATTACCTTCTTCGTTGGTATCCCTTTTGCAGTAATTTTATTCGTGTACGGTCGTCTGGCTAAGATCTCGTGGTCTCAGAACAACAGAGTCGAACCCGGTGAAAACCTGAATCTCGAAGCAGCTGaaatgaagaggaaaaagaaaaaagaaatgaagtggATGCGAACCATAG cgATGGTAGTTGGTGCGTTTACATTCTGCTATCTCCCGGGAGTCATTTGTTTGTTAATCACAGCAACAATTGGTCCCAGTCGAGTTCCCAACGAAGTTATGTCGGCCGTTGTTGTGATGGTTGTCATCAACAGCGCTCTGAACCCGATTATCTACATGATCAGATCCAACGAATTTCAACGTGGTTTCAAGAGAATTTTCCAATTTCCCTCGCTCACACGCAATACTACTCTCAACACAATCTGCATTCCCATTGGTGGGAACCGACGAGATTTGTCAACGCTTGTGGTACACGATGACCCGCCATCTTTCCTAGGTTTTCCACGAAATCACGCAACTTTTACCAAGACTCGAAGACCAGTATTATCGTAG
- the LOC131799039 gene encoding collagen alpha-1(XVI) chain encodes MNASPILTLLVLILPLITSCLAVTDNKNDGKDSDGACGHSHWMHCSCAPGIPGIPGSPGPAGPAGVAGSPGPRGQAGDKGEAGTLGTPGSTGREGPQGIKGDAGDKGSQGAPGPQGLPGTLGSNWKQCVFKNLNDDRDIGLVKECVFNKLSPNTGLRVYWNGALSIYNCHACCKRWYFTFNDVECSAPAAIDGLVYMVHGNGNKKNLHRVRQIEGVCEKVPPGIVRVGFWVGNCQSVKSADAYTGWNSVSRIYVEEVPPPQDINRDLTDLLSTMNASPIWTLLVLILPLITSCLAVTDDNSNGKNSNGACGHSHCMHCSCAPGIPGIPGSPGPAGPAGVAGSPGPRGQAGDKGDAGTTGTPGTPGSTGREGPQGAAGDKGSQGAPGPQGPPGTLGSNWKQCVFKNLNDDRDSGLVKECVFNKLSPNTGLRVYWNGVLRIYNCHACCRRWYFTFNDVECSAPAAIEGLVHMVHGDGSKKNLHRVRQIEGVCEKVPPGNVRVGFWVGNCQSVKSADAYTGWNSVSRIYVEEVPPPQD; translated from the exons ATGAATGCCTCGCCAATTTTGACGTTATTGGTACTCATTTTACCGCTGATCACATCGTGTCTAGCAGTGactgataataaaaatgatggtAAAGATAGCGACGGAGCTTGTGGTCACAGTCATTGGATGCATTGCTCTTGCGCGCCTGGTATCCCAGGTATTCCTGGGAGCCCTGGGCCCGCGGGGCCCGCGGGTGTAGCGGGATCGCCCGGCCCTCGAGGACAAGCAGGGGACAAAGGAGAGGCAGGGACACTAGGAACTCCAGGGTCTACGGGCCGCGAGGGTCCACAAGGAATTAAAGGTGACGCCGGCGACAAAGGAAGCCAAGGAGCCCCTGGCCCTCAAGGCCTACCAGGGACATTGGGAAGTAACTGGAAACAGTGCGTTTTCAAAAATCTGAACGACGATAGGGACATTGGATTAGTCAAG GAATGTGTTTTCAACAAATTGTCTCCCAACACTGGCCTCCGTGTTTACTGGAATGGCGCTCTCAGTATCTACAACTGCCACGCTTGCTGCAAGCGGTGGTATTTCACCTTTAACGACGTAGAGTGCTCGGCCCCCGCTGCCATTGATGGTTTAGTGTACATGGTACATGGGAAtggaaacaagaagaatttACACCGGGTGCGACAAATCGAAGGTGTATGTGAGAAAGTCCCCCCGGGAATCGTGCGCGTGGGATTCTGGGTCGGCAATTGCCAGAGTGTCAAAAGTGCTGACGCGTACACGGGCTGGAACTCAGTATCCCGGATTTACGTGGAAGAAGTGCCACCTCCACAGGAC ATCAATCGGGATTTAACAGATTTACTTTCCACAATGAATGCCTCGCCAATTTGGACTTTATTGGTACTCATTTTACCGCTGATCACATCGTGTCTAGCAGTGACTGATGATAACAGTAATGGTAAAAATAGTAACGGAGCTTGTGGTCACAGTCATTGCATGCATTGCTCTTGCGCGCCTGGTATCCCAGGCATTCCCGGGAGTCCTGGACCGGCAGGGCCCGCGGGTGTAGCGGGATCGCCTGGCCCTCGAGGACAAGCAGGGGACAAAGGAGACGCAGGAACAACAGGAACTCCAGGAACTCCAGGGTCTACGGGCCGAGAGGGTCCACAAGGTGCTGCCGGCGACAAAGGAAGCCAAGGAGCCCCAGGCCCTCAGGGACCACCAGGAACATTGGGAAGTAACTGGAAACAGTGCGTTTTCAAAAATCTGAACGATGATAGGGACTCTGGATTGGTCAAG GAATGTGTTTTCAACAAATTGTCTCCCAACACTGGCCTCCGTGTTTACTGGAATGGTGTTCTCCGTATCTACAACTGCCACGCTTGCTGCAGGCGGTGGTACTTCACCTTCAACGACGTGGAGTGCTCGGCCCCCGCTGCCATTGAGGGTTTAGTGCACATGGTACATGGGGATGGAAGCAAGAAGAATTTACACCGAGTGCGACAAATCGAAGGTGTATGTGAGAAAGTCCCCCCTGGAAACGTGCGCGTGGGATTCTGGGTCGGCAATTGCCAGAGTGTCAAAAGTGCTGACGCGTACACGGGCTGGAACTCAGTATCCCGGATTTACGTGGAAGAAGTGCCACCCCCACAGGATTAA
- the LOC131798974 gene encoding uncharacterized protein, whose translation MAAALVRFRTRYFLWKYFYFERTATRFFNSFGLENNLVKRLRNLRIEKPTEIQEKALRPVLEGRNTIINAETGSGKTLCYLLPIINKLLVDKETVSKPPYAVVLLPTIELCHQVANVFQSLTDDSMQPCTVHKDSKLQINSKHPIVLATPSALLTYSPRTLRNIRVVVTDEADLLLTNGQQEIYEILSYFMGIEITTKKRKKLRSKSLKVVNNAEVHGKESNEHKLNETVHLPVEGSGFQASTTPLALHRQFIFVAATLPSRGEKDIYNVLREWLLDAEFVSTDLAHHTVPTVDICYVKVEDALKLPELLRCLNSLAGSIRYPLSNIGRAKNGNVTSVQKVNVDHSTNDSSSKKDEDKSYSVERVAGRLDLEKEINIDGETQGRQGEACLKPVRLKNLRVLVFVNTTKAAEEAYNFLNGTSEQGQSDSVPWKHVILNDQTISIWQNDPGESDIGVEAKAQRRFVTRTGYIDLWPGKVGQIHRNILPAERIDTLKKFTSGELKVLICTDLASRGLDIPDVSHVIQLDFALSATQVLHRTGRTARAGASGKVINLVTENDQDLARAVRACDQSRSSDGYQATFSRKRRFRKKLKKNAIALADKL comes from the exons atggcggccgcgctcGTGCGTTTCCGAACAAGGTATTTtctatggaaatatttttattttgagaggACGGCAACGCGGTTTTTCAATTCCTTCGGATTGGAAAACAACTTAGTCAAACGGCTAAGGAATTTACGTATCGAAAAACCGACAGAAATTCAGGAAAAG GCCCTGAGACCAGTTTTAGAAGGAAGAAACACAATCATTAATGCAGAAACAGGAAGTGGAAAAACTCTTT GTTACCTTCTTCCTATTATCAATAAACTTCTTGTGGACAAAGAAACAGTTTCTAAGCCACCATATGCTGTTGTTTTGCTGCCCACTATTGAACTTTGCCATCAG GTTGCCAATGTGTTTCAAAGTCTAACAGATGATTCAATGCAGCCATGCACTGTTCATAAAGACTCCAAGTTACAAATAAACTCCAAACACCCCATTGTACTGGCCACACCCAGTGCCTTGCTCACCTATAGCCCCAGGACTCTACGTAACATTAGAGTAGTGGTTACTGATGAAGCAGACCTCTTGTTAACCAATGGACAACAAGAAATTTATgaaattctcagttattttatGGGTATAGAGATCACAACGAAGAAGCGGAAAAAGCTAAGATCAAAGTctttaaaagttgtaaataatGCTGAAGTACATGGTAAGGAATCAAATGAACACAAGTTGAATGAAACTGTACATTTGCCAGTTGAAGGGTCAGGTTTTCAAGCCAGCACAACTCCTCTGGCCCTGCATCGGCAATTTATCTTTGTGGCTGCAACGTTGCCTTCACGTGGGGAAAAGGACATTTATAATGTGTTGAGGGAATGGTTACTAGATGCTGAATTTGTCTCCACAGATTTGGCCCATCACACAGTGCCAACAGTAGATATATGTTACGTTAAGGTAGAAGATGCTCTTAAATTGCCTGAGTTGTTGCGTTGCCTGAATTCGTTAGCGGGGTCGATCAGGTATCCACTTAGCAATATTGGAAGAGCAAAGAATGGAAACGTAACTTCCGTGCAGAAAGTAAATGTTGATCATAGCACAAATGATTCTAGCAGTAAAAAAGATGAAGACAAATCGTATTCAGTTGAAAGGGTGGCTGGGAGATTGGatcttgaaaaggaaattaatattGATGGTGAAACTCAAGGGAGGCAAGGAGAAGCTTGTCTTAAGCCAGTTCGTTTGAAAAATTTACGGGTGTTGGTGTTTGTTAACACGACAAAAGCAGCAGAGGAAGCTTATAACTTTCTCAATGGCACTTCAGAGCAAGGACAGAGTGACTCAGTGCCTTGGAAACATGTCATTCTGAATGATCAAACTATAAGTATTTGGCAAAATGACCCGGGAGAATCGGACATTGGTGTTGAGGCAAAAGCACAAAGACGTTTTGTGACACGTACCGGGTACATCGATCTATGGCCAGGCAAAGTTGGTCAGATTCACAGAAATATCTTGCCCGCTGAAAGAATAGATACGCTAAAGAAATTTACATCTGGAGAATTGAAGGTCTTGATTTGCACAGACTTAGCATCTAGAGGGTTGGACATCCCGGATGTTAGTCATGTGATTCAGTTGGACTTTGCCCTGAGTGCCACTCAGGTGCTGCATCGCACGGGGAGGACGGCTAGGGCGGGTGCATCGGGTAAAG TGATAAACCTTGTCACCGAAAATGACCAAGATCTAGCTCGCGCTGTACGAGCTTGTGACCAGTCCCGGAGCAGTGACGGTTATCAAGCCACGTTTAGCAGGAAAAGAAGGTTcaggaagaaattgaaaaagaacgCTATTGCTTTAGCTGACAAGCTGTAA